In Bacillus cereus ATCC 14579, a single window of DNA contains:
- a CDS encoding helix-turn-helix transcriptional regulator: MGVKNKIKELRKQNHITQVEMAKVMQVTRQTIVAIENHHYNPSLELSLKIAKYFGVKVEEIFTLE; the protein is encoded by the coding sequence ATGGGTGTGAAAAATAAAATAAAAGAGTTAAGAAAGCAAAATCATATAACACAAGTTGAAATGGCAAAGGTGATGCAGGTGACGCGGCAGACGATAGTGGCGATTGAAAATCATCATTACAATCCGAGTCTAGAGTTATCTTTAAAAATTGCCAAATATTTTGGAGTGAAGGTGGAGGAAATATTTACGCTGGAGTAA